Within Desulfobulbaceae bacterium DB1, the genomic segment CTGCTCGATGACATCCATCAGCAAAGGATCAGGCCATTCACTGATTTTCCCTGATGAAACGGCAAAAAGGCAAGAGGTGTGGCCAAGGAACTTCGGGTGGAAACGATTCCGGAAATCATTTTTCTATCCTGCGACGGAAGGTTCATCAAACGACTAAGCGGCAAAATCGCCAATGATATGCTGGAATTTTTCAAGAGCAACGAAATAATCATTTTCTGCTCCGCCGCCTTTTCCCTGGTCACCTTCCTGGGAACCCTGCTGGCCATCCCCTTTATGGTGGCGCGCATCCCCGCCGACTACTTTTCCAACACCAAAAGACATCGGCTCCCCTGGGCAAAACACCATCCCCTGGTGCGGGCAATACTGCTTATCAGCAAAAATCTTGTCGGATATGTTTTTATTTTGATGGGTATCATCATGCTGGTCCTGCCCGGCCAGGGCCTGCTTACCATCGTCATCGGGCTGATGCTCATTGATTTTCCCGGCAAATTTCGTTTTGAACGCTGGCTGGCCGGCCGCGGCCCTATTCGGCGTTCCATCAACTGGTTGCGGCAACGAACCCGCCAAGAACCGCTTCTCTTCGACCATGAAAAAACCATGTGATCTCTGCAACGGTACGGGCCAACTGAGCACCTTCAAGGGTGTCAGCCGATTCGTCGTAACCTGGGAGGAATGCCCGGAGTGCGCCGGCCTGGGCTACACCATCACGGAAAACCAAAGGGCATCTCCCCAAAAAATGCCAACAAAACATCCGAACCGGTCGCGCCGGAAAAATCGGTCCGGGTCCTGACCCCGCCGCCGGCCGCATGCTGAAAATATGCACATGCCGTCCCTTCAGCACCGTCATTCTCCCGCCGGTGACAATAGTCTTTTTCATCCTTATTGTTTTATCAGGAAGGAGGTGATCTTATGATGAATGAAAACCTGACAACCCTGGAACGCGAATTCATTGAGATTGCCATGTCGGAGGAGATGGAGGGCGAGGTAACGCTGCATGACATCCAGGAATACATGGATTACCTGGACGAAAACTTCATGGAAGGAGCTCTGGAAGAATATAACGAGCAGCTTATCAAGCACGTGCATTAAAGCGCCAATGCCGTGTCGAATCGTTTCCCAACCGGAAACAAAGCCCGCGTCAATGCGGGCTTTTTCTTTGCAGGCGCGGCCAAGCGGTCCGAGACGAATATTTCTCTTATCCATTCCCCCGGAACAATGATATGATGATCACCAGGAAAACGATCCCATGAAGGAAAAGAAGAAAGATAACGCAGGTCTCGTCTATTCAACCGAGCACGGCAGAATGTGCCCGGCGTGCGGACAACCATCCGCCGCCTGTCTCTGCCGCGGCAGCAGGACGTCCGCCCCGGGCAATGGAATCGTCCGGATCTCCAGGGAAAGCAAAGGCCGCAAGGGCAAAGGCGTAACCCTCATTTCAGGACTGGGGCTTGCTGCCGACTCCCTGCGCGCACTGGCCGGAGAGCTCAAGCGGAAATGCGGTTCCGGCGGGACGGTGAAGAACGGCATCATAGAGATCCAGGGGGATCACCGGGACACCCTGTTTGCGGAGTTGACCCGGCAGGGGTATCTCGTCAAATACAGCGGCGGCTGACAATGACGCCTCACACAGACAATTGACAAAAACAATTGGCCAATCATACACGGAGCTCGTTATGAAAAACAAGGAATGCCGCAATCACAGCAAATACGGCCTGGAACATCACGGACTCAACAATCTCGGAGAAGTTTTCTGGAACCTCCCCACCGCCATCCTCTATGAAAAAATCCTTATTCGCGGCGAAGGACGCCTCTCCCATCTCGGACCGATCGTTGTCCGTACCGGCCATCACACCGGCCGCTCGGCCCGGGACAAATTCATCGTCAAGGACAAAACAACCGAAAAAGATATCTGGTGGGGAACAACCAACGTGCCCTTCTCGCCGGCCAGTTTTGATGAACTGCATAAACGAATGACCCTGCACCTGCAGACCCAGGATCTCTATGTGCAGGACTGCTTTGCCGGAGCTGACCCCAAATACCGGATGCCGGTGCGCATCATTACCCAGTACGCCTGGCACAGCCTCTTTGCCCGCAACATGTTCATCCAGGCCACCAGGGAAGAGCAGCAAAGACATGTTCCGCAGTTCACCGTCATCAATGTTCCCGGCTTTCACGCATCCCCGGCTGTGCATGGGACCAATTCGGAAACATTCATCATCGCCAATTTCAAAAAAAAGCTGATCCTGATCGGCGGCACCAGCTATGCCGGAGAAACCAAAAAGTCTATTTTCTCCGCCATGAACTATATTTTACCAGGAAACAACATCCTCCCCATGCACTGTTCCGCCAATATCGGCCCGGAAGGCAATACCGCCCTCTTTTTCGGACTGAGCGGCACCGGCAAAACAACCCTTTCCGCCGATGCCTCGCGCGTCTTGATCGGCGACGACGAACACGGCTGGAGCGATGACGGCATCTTCAACTTTGAGGGCGGCTGCTACGCCAAGCTGATACATTTATCCGCGGAAGCGGAGCCGGAAATTTTTTCCACCACCAGACGCTTCGGCACCATTCTGGAAAATGTTTCCCTGGACGCCTGCACTCGCCGGGTTAACCTTGACGATGACACCTTTACCGAAAACACCAGGGGTTCGTACCATATTTCCGCCATCCCCAATGCCAGCGAAACCGGCAGGGGAGGGCACCCGAAAACCATCATCTTTCTTTCCGCCGATGCCTTCGGTGTTCTGCCGCCGGTGGCCAGGTTGACCAGGGAGCAGGCCATGTACCATTTCATTTCCGGCTACACGGCCCGGGTGGCCGGCACGGAAAAGGGAGTTACCGAGCCTTCGCCGGTGTTCAGCGCCTGCTATGGAGCTCCGTTCATGCCCCTCCACCCCATGCGCTATGCGGAACTGCTCGGCGAAAAAATGCAACGGCACGACACCCAGGCATGGCTGATCAATACCGGCTGGACCGGCGGGCCATACGGCACCGGCCATCGCATGTCCATTGCCCACACCCGGGCCATGATCAACGCCGCGCTGGACGGCAACCTGGACAAGATTCCCACTCATCCGGAGCCTTTTTTCGGCCTGCATGTGCCGACCCGCTGCCCGGGTGTGCCGGACCAGGTCCTGCAGCCCCGCAACACCTGGCCCAATGGCGACGATTACGACGCCCAGGCCGGCAAACTGGCCGGGATGTTTGCCGAGAACTTTAAACAATTTGCCGACCAGACCACGGAGGAAATCCGCAAGGCCGGACCCTGTTGTTGATTGCGGATTTGGGATTTACGAATCGTGGATTGAATTGAAACCAAGGTGCATGAGTGCCCCCAATCAGCAATTTTCCGTCATCGACCGGCAATACGAAAAGAGGCGGAGGAGGCAAATCAGATGGACAAACTCGTTCCCATACTCCCGCAGCCTTCCACCTGACCGCCGGCAACCGACGCCGGAGGCTGTCGGCAAACAACAGTGGTGAGCGCAAAACACCTTTCCCCGGAAGATTGTGAAAAAATCAGGGAGGCGATACGCGGGAAATACAGCGGGGTTTCCTGTTCCGCCGCCGGTTTCTTTCGTTATCCCACCGGCCGGGAAGGGGCGGAGAAACTCGGATATGACCCGGCTGTCATCTCCCAGGCCCATGCCGGTCTGCTTCAGTCCTTCTGCGGCGTCGGCAATCCCTTTTCCCTCGGCATTGTCACGTCCGGTGATCGGGTGCTTGATTTCGGTTGCGGCGCGGGCTTTGACATGTACGTCGCCGCCCGCCTTGTCGGCAAACACGGCCTGGTGTGCGGAATCGACCTGACAGACTCCATGGCTCATCAGGCCAGGGAAAATCTTTGCCGCGCTGCAATTGATCACTTTGAAATTCAAGTCGCCAACGGGGAAACCATTCCCTATCAAAATGACTTTTTTGATGTCGTCATCTCCAACGGCGTCATCAACCTCAGCCCGCACAAGGAAAAATGTTTCGCCGAAATCCAGCGGGTGCTCAAACCAGGCGGCCGCCTCCAGTTTGCCGATGTTGTTCTGGAAAAAGACCTGCCGGACAGGATGAGTTTAAGCGCCGAATCCTGGTCGCACTGAATAGGCGGCACGATCCCGGTGCGGGATCAGTTGAAAACCATGGAAGAGGCGGGTTTTTGTCAGGTGGCCTGCCAGGGCATCACCGGTTTTCGCACTTCACCCTCCACCGTGGGCGCACTGTTTTCCGGCTGCAAGCCGTAGGATGCTTAACGGTTTCTTGTTGCGCACGCGGATGAAGCGTGGCCGGAGGGAAGAGAAAAACATCATGGACGTTTTCCAGGAAAAGATCGCGGCCATCCGCCAGGTTCACCAGGCATTTGCCGAAATCATCCGTCATGACAAGTGTCGCACCTGTTCCTGCCTGCACGGAGACATGATGGCCGCCATTCTGACCGTCATCCGCGACATTGAAAAAGATAAGGACGCCCCGGAGCTGGTTGCCGCTGAAAACGATTTTTCCGAATGGATCGACGGCGCACGCAGGGCGGATCTCCACCATTGACTGGGCTGCCGACCCTGCCTGCCGGTTCCGGCATTCAATAGATTCAACCAGCAAATGGACCTGCTGCTTCACGGCAAGGACGGACGTGTCGGCGAACCGGCCGGCGCCGCCTCCATCCCGGCAACGGAATTTGTCGACCTTGCCTGGCCGGTGCAGCCGGGGGATTACGCGGTGCGCAATCCCAGGTCAGCCATTGCCCTTCTGCTGGTGGGTGAGACCCTCGCAATGGACGACAGCTTTTTCAGCGCGTTCGCCTCGATTGCCATCACCGGCACCCTGACCACGGAAAACATCGGGGTGGAATACGTGGTCAAGAATCTCATCAGCAATCCCTTTATCCGCCATCTGGCAATACTGGGCAAGGAAATCGCCGGTCACCGGCCGGCCGACGCCATCTTCAAGCTGGCGGCAAACGGTATAGACGTAAACCAACGCATCATCGAAGCGCGCGGCGCGCGGCCGGTGCTGCGCAATCTGCCGGCCGCCGCGGTGGAGCATTTCCGCGCACAGATCACGGTGCACAACCTGCTGGACTGCGCCGACCCCAATCTGCCGGCCCAAAAAGTTCATTCCCTTGGTCTTCTCCCCCACGAGCCGTGCAGCGCCGCCCTCCACGTCAGTCTCATCGACCCCATCGAGGCACGGCCTGCCCAACATCTGCAACTTGACCCCGAAGGCTACTTCATCATTCTGACCAACAGCGGCCGAAAAAACCCGCTCAGGGTGGAACATTACAAAAACAGCGGCGCCCTGGCGCACATCATTGAAGGGAAGGACAGCGCCACTCTCTGCGCCGACCTGATTGAAAAAAAACTCGTCTCACGCCTTGACCATGCCGCCTACCTGGGGCGGGAGCTGGTCCGGGCGGAAAACGCCCTCCGGCAAGGAACCAGATATATCCAGGACAGGGCGCAGGGAGAAATCAACCGCCGCTGAGCATCTCTTTGAGTGTATTGCATTGCCCTCCTCGCCCCTCCTGGCACATTTTCCCATTTTGCCAATCGTCACAGGAAATCAGGCCGCGAAACGGAGAAGTGGCGGTACTTTCTACTCAGATAACACCTTTTACTTCAGTAGTAGCCGTACTCATGGGAAATTCGGGGACAGACCCCTAATATTCCCCGAATTACCGCAAAAAAGATGAAAAATGAGCCCTGATATGCTACATACTATGTATCTCCTATGGAGCCGGACAGGAGGAATTCCAATATACTGTCCCCGAATTTACCCCTACTGGAGGAGCTCACCCCATGCAAACGGTAAAGGAAAAAATAACGGAAATTCTCATGTCCCAACCGGATGACGCCACCTATGAAGAGATCATGCGGGAACTCGCCTTTGAAAGAATGATCGAACGGGGTCTCAATGACGCCCGATCCGGACGGGTGATCACCGATGAAGAGCTGGCGCACCGGATTCGCACATGGCAAAGCTGAGATGGACCACGGAAGCCGAGCGATGGCTGCGGGATATCCATGACTACATCGCCGGCGACAATCCCTCCGCCGCGCAAAAGGTGATTGTCGGTATCTACGACAAAGCACAGATGCTGCGGGAGTTCCCAGAGCTTGGTCACAAATACCGCTCAGAGCAGGAAGGTGACATACGAGTCCTGCTTTATGGCCATTACCGGATCGCGTACCTGATACGACATGAAGGAGTGATCGATATTTTAGGTGTCTTCCATGGCGCCTTGGACATCAGGCGATATCTCCCCTGACTCTGGGAAAAATCGCGGGCATGGCCCACTCCTCCACTCCTCCTGTCCGCCAACGCGGGAATCAGACCAAATAACCAAATCCCCATCTCACTGTCCGCCGCGAACGCACCGCACGTAGTAGCTGCCGTGCTTACTGTAGCTGCCGACGCTGCCACCGTAGAAGTTGACGTGCCACGCGTAGGACGGAGAGGAGTCGACGTACCACTCGTCGTCCGGATAGTAGGCGTAGCCGACGTCGGCGTACCACGCACCGTCCGGACTGCCGGCGTAGGTGGACGACGACCAGTAATGGGACGTATTTGCGTTAGGAAAGACCGCCGGATCAATGGCAGGGTTATAGCGGCTGTCGTCGGTGATGGATTCAAGCTCCTTGATGTTCGGCAGCCGCCAGTCGTCATAGCCTCCATCCACCGGCAGGACAAGATCATCACAGTAATCCAGGGCCTGCTGCCAGGCGCGGGTTATGTTGTCGTCCTCTCGCTGCCACATCAGGCCACTGGCGTTGTCCGTCACCGTGCCGTCTTCATTGGGGGTAAAGTCGCCGGCCAGGGCCGGGGCGACTGCGAGCAGCAGGGTGCAGCAGGCGGCAATGAAGGCCCGGCGAAGGGTAAAAATGGTTTGGTTCGTTGTCATCGTTTTTTTCATTTCTCTCTCCTTATTATCAATACAGGGCAGCGTCGGCAATGATTTGCCGACCTACGGGATTACAACCTCTGGCGGCAAGGGATGCCGCCCTACGGCAACATGCACGGCGAACTCGTAGGTCGGCATTCCCATGCCGACACCGAATACGCAATACCCGGCTTCATGCCGCAAGCGGAACAGGCCGGTCGCCACCAAACATCACCTTTTCGGTCAGCACCCGCCGCTTCAAACGCTTGGCGGCCTGGCCGGCCTCGCCGATGACGGCATAGGACAGCCGCCGGCGCAGGGCCTCTTTTTTACATTTTCGCAGCCGCGCCAGTGGAAAGCCGCAGCAGGGGCCAAGGCTGGGGCGGCTCTCACCCCTTATTTTCAGGCCGAAAAGGGCGACGGCCCGTTCCGCCTGCTCGCCGAAAAACTCGATAAAGCGGCCGACCTGAAAAAAGAGGAGACATCCGGCACAGCGGTGCAGCGCCCAGGCATACTGTTCGGCCAAGGTACGCGGCGCCAGGGGTTCATAACGGGGATGCAGCCGCCCCAGTTGGTCAATCGC encodes:
- a CDS encoding translation initiation factor, producing MKEKKKDNAGLVYSTEHGRMCPACGQPSAACLCRGSRTSAPGNGIVRISRESKGRKGKGVTLISGLGLAADSLRALAGELKRKCGSGGTVKNGIIEIQGDHRDTLFAELTRQGYLVKYSGG
- a CDS encoding phosphoenolpyruvate carboxykinase (ATP); translation: MKNKECRNHSKYGLEHHGLNNLGEVFWNLPTAILYEKILIRGEGRLSHLGPIVVRTGHHTGRSARDKFIVKDKTTEKDIWWGTTNVPFSPASFDELHKRMTLHLQTQDLYVQDCFAGADPKYRMPVRIITQYAWHSLFARNMFIQATREEQQRHVPQFTVINVPGFHASPAVHGTNSETFIIANFKKKLILIGGTSYAGETKKSIFSAMNYILPGNNILPMHCSANIGPEGNTALFFGLSGTGKTTLSADASRVLIGDDEHGWSDDGIFNFEGGCYAKLIHLSAEAEPEIFSTTRRFGTILENVSLDACTRRVNLDDDTFTENTRGSYHISAIPNASETGRGGHPKTIIFLSADAFGVLPPVARLTREQAMYHFISGYTARVAGTEKGVTEPSPVFSACYGAPFMPLHPMRYAELLGEKMQRHDTQAWLINTGWTGGPYGTGHRMSIAHTRAMINAALDGNLDKIPTHPEPFFGLHVPTRCPGVPDQVLQPRNTWPNGDDYDAQAGKLAGMFAENFKQFADQTTEEIRKAGPCC
- a CDS encoding plasmid stabilization protein, producing the protein MAKLRWTTEAERWLRDIHDYIAGDNPSAAQKVIVGIYDKAQMLREFPELGHKYRSEQEGDIRVLLYGHYRIAYLIRHEGVIDILGVFHGALDIRRYLP